In Zingiber officinale cultivar Zhangliang chromosome 6A, Zo_v1.1, whole genome shotgun sequence, a single genomic region encodes these proteins:
- the LOC121998210 gene encoding VIN3-like protein 1, protein MKKLSSEHFAMTDQAPRRHLSKGEQPIPVSSSEILQHFSTANSWICENSACKAVLTSEDTFCKRCSCCICHLFDDNKDPSLWLVCEAETDDKDCCGLSCHIECALQCRRVGVFNLGQSMLLDGSYCCASCGKVSGIIGCWKRQLMVAKDARRVDVLCYRIFLSYRLLYGSSGFKELHQIVEEAKAKLETEVGPMDGMSAKMTRGIVSRLSIAGDVQKLCLAAIEKADEWLSLRSSGHFEQNHKDSLPAACRIQFEEITSSSLVIVLKETASSIFDYIQGYKLWYCRSRDQPYTNDPAIFQRAQRKILITNLQSCTEYAFQIISFMEDGDFGHSESKCFTKSKEIINKHIENNGVEGCSSSDKHEEKTTAAKSSGFKVRNLGKILQFAWAQENGSYDGFYEDDMEEESCGGSGEVIAEAAEAMPRSSHRLDLNVSSVPDLNADVVPPMDCFPNEENAFFSEKIELSRSNGSGDSETCAAAVVHEVPTVDSQPECSKQPSTVHNETCEGNSNLANGSFRGFKRRLGQLDDNYEYCVKVIRWLECLGHIDKDFRMKFLTWFSLRSTEQERRVVITFIQTLIEDPSSLAGQLLDSFVEIVTCNRLRNGFCSKLWH, encoded by the exons ATGAAGAAACTTTCTTCAGAACACTTTGCTatgaccgatcaggctccaaggAGGCATCTCAGCAAAGGTGAACAGCCAATTCCTGTTTCTTCTTCTGAGATATTACAACATTTCAGTACTGCCAACTCATGGATTTGTGAGAATTCAGCCTGTAAGGCTGTCCTTACCTCCGAGGATACATTTTGCAAAAGGTGCTCATGTTGCATTTGCCATCTCTTTGATGACAACAAAGATCCTAGTCTTTGGTTAGTCTGTGAAGCAGAAACTGATGATAAGGACTGTTGTGGTTTGTCATGCCACATTGAATGTGCTCTTCAATGCCGAAGGGTGGGAGTTTTCAATCTGGGACAGTCTATGCTGCTTGATGGAAGCTACTGTTGTGCTTCGTGTGGAAAGGTATCAGGAATAATTGG ATGCTGGAAGAGGCAACTTATGGTTGCAAAAGATGCTCGTCGAGTGGACGTCCTTTGTTATCGTATATTTTTAAGCTACAGGCTTCTGTATGGCTCTTCAGGTTTCAAAGAGTTGCACCAGATTGTGGAGGAAGCAAAGGCAAAGCTAGAAACAGAAGTTGGTCCCATGGATGGCATGTCTGCGAAGATGACCCGTGGCATTGTCAGCAGGTTGTCTATTGCCGGAGATGTTCAGAAGCTTTGCTTGGCTGCAATAGAGAAAGCAGATGAATGGTTGAGTTTGAGATCAAGTGGGCATTTTGAGCAAAATCACAAAG ACTCACTTCCAGCTGCTTGTAGGATCCAATTTGAAGAAATAACATCATCTTCTCTCGTAATTGTTTTGAAAGAAACAGCTTCTTCGATTTTTGATTACATTCAAGGTTATAAGCTTTGGTATTGCCGGTCCAGAGATCAACCCTACACCAACGACCCTGCCATCTTCCAAAGAGCACAAAGAAAAATTCTAATTACCAATCTCCAGTCATGCACAGAATATGCCTTTCAAATTATTTCATTCATGGAAGATGGGGATTTTGGCCACTCCGAGTCAAAGTGCTTTACAAAGAGCAAAGAGATAATCAACAAACATATAGAGAATAACGGGGTTGAAGGGTGTTCATCAAGTGACAAGCACGAAgagaagacaactgctgcaaaaTCTTCTGGATTCAAAGTTCGAAATCTAGGAAAGATATTGCAATTTGCTTGGGCACAGGAAAATGGATCCTATGATGGGTTCTATGAggatgatatggaagaagaaTCCTGTGGTGGGAGTGGCGAAGTTATAGCTGAGGCAGCTGAAGCAATGCCCAGATCCTCACATCGGCTTGACCTGAATGTGTCATCGGTTCCTGATTTAAATGCTGACGTAGTCCCTCCAATGGATTGCTTTCCCAATGAAGAAAATGCATTCTTCTCAGAAAAGATTGAGCTATCCAGATCCAACGGAAGCGGCGATTCTGAGACTTGTGCAGCTGCTGTGGTCCATGAAGTCCCAACGGTTGATTCTCAACCTGAATGCAGTAAACAACCTTCCACTGTGCACAATGAAACCTGTGAGGGAAATAGCAATCTGGCCAATGGTTCGTTTAGGGGATTCAAACGTAGGTTAGGTCAGTTGGATGATAACTATGAATATTGCGTGAAGGTTATTCGGTGGCTAGAATGTTTAGGTCACATTGACAAGGATTTCCGCATGAAGTTCTTAACATGGTTTAGCTTGAGGTCGACTGAACAAGAACGAAGGGTGGTTATTACATTCATCCAGACGCTTATCGAAGATCCTAGCAGTTTAGCAGGACAGTTGCTGGATTCTTTTGTGGAAATTGTGACCTGCAATAGGCTGCGCAATGGTTTCTGCAGCAAACTGTGGCATTGA